Proteins co-encoded in one Populus trichocarpa isolate Nisqually-1 chromosome 10, P.trichocarpa_v4.1, whole genome shotgun sequence genomic window:
- the LOC127905880 gene encoding uncharacterized protein LOC127905880: MARQADRLVKIGQEGFAAIDEHFGRAKRRPPVMKVPYTHPTYYYATEVIDSNEAAQRYKGRVYVDYPKGKPVPF, translated from the coding sequence ATGGCACGTCAGGCAGATCGTCTTGTTAAGATTGGACAGGAGGGTTTTGCAGCCATTGATGAGCACTTCGGCCGGGCCAAGAGGCGGCCACCAGTTATGAAGGTTCCCTATACTCATCCCACATATTACTATGCAACAGAAGTTATCGACAGCAACGAGGCAGCTCAACGCTACAAGGGGAGGGTTTATGTCGATTATCCTAAGGGGAAACCAGTTCCGTTTTAA
- the LOC127905816 gene encoding uncharacterized protein LOC127905816, whose amino-acid sequence MARQADRLAKIGLEGFAAIDEHFGRAKRRPPVLKVPYGHPTYYYANQIPATEVIDSNEAAQRYKGRVYLDYPKGKPVPF is encoded by the coding sequence ATGGCACGTCAGGCAGACCGTCTTGCTAAGATTGGGCTGGAGGGCTTTGCAGCCATAGATGAGCACTTCGGCCGGGCCAAGAGGCGGCCACCAGTGCTGAAGGTTCCCTATGGTCATCCGACATATTACTATGCAAACCAAATTCCTGCAACAGAAGTTATCGACAGCAACGAGGCAGCTCAACGCTACAAGGGGAGGGTTTATCTCGATTATCCTAAGGGGAAACCAGTTCCGTTTTAA
- the LOC127905817 gene encoding uncharacterized protein LOC127905817 has protein sequence MARQADRLVKIGQEGFAAIDEHFGRAKRRPPVMKVPYAHPTYYYATEVIDSIEAAQRYKGRVYVDYPKGKPVPF, from the coding sequence ATGGCACGTCAGGCAGATCGTCTTGTTAAGATTGGGCAGGAGGGTTTTGCAGCCATTGATGAGCACTTCGGCCGGGCCAAGAGGCGGCCACCAGTTATGAAGGTTCCCTATGCTCATCCCACATATTACTATGCAACAGAAGTTATCGACAGCATCGAGGCAGCTCAACGCTACAAGGGGAGGGTTTATGTCGATTACCCTAAGGGTAAACCAGTTCCGTTTTAA